The following nucleotide sequence is from Borrelia sp. A-FGy1.
AGTAATCGGCATCTTCACCGATACTTCAATTTCACCGAGCTCCACGTTGAGACAGCGTCCAAATCGTTACACCATTCGTGCGGGTCGGAACTTACCCGACAAGGAATTTCGCTACCTTAGGACCGTTATAGTTACGGCCGCCGTTTACTGGGGCTTGAATTCAATGCTTCGCTTTTATACTAACATCTCCTATTAACCTTCCAGCACCGGGCAGGTGTCAGTCCCTATACTTCTCTTTACAGATTTGCAGAGACCTGTGTTTTTGGTAAACAGTCGTTTGGACCATTTTTATGCTACCTAATCTCTTAGGTCGTACTTATCCCGAAGTTACGTACGTATTTTGCAGAGTTCCTTAACGTGGATTCTCTCGCGCGCCTTAGAATTTTCATCCCACCTACCTGTGTCGGTTTTCGGTACGGTCCCTCATAGCCTATCCTTAGAAGTTATTTCTTGGCACCTTGACTACCTACATTTCATGCTGCCTAAACAACACTCATCATTACATCTCAGCTCTCTTAGCGGATTTTCCTACTAAAATTAATACCTTAATGCTTAAACTAGGACAACCATCGCCTAGCAGTAGTTTACCTCATGCGTCACTCCAATCGAAACTATAAGAGGTACGGGAATATTAACCCGTTTCCCATCGACTTCACTTTTCAGCTTTGCCTTAGGGGCCGACTAACCCTGGGAAGACGACCTTCACCCAGGAAACCTTAGGTTTTCGGCGAATGGGAATCTCACCCATTTTTTCGTTACTCATACCTGCATTCTCACTTCTGATACCTCCATTAAACTTTCCAGTTTAACTTCTCAGGCTTACAGAACGCTCCCCTACCACTCTAACTTAGAATTAGAATCCAAAGCTTCGGTAATGTGTTTAGCCCCGTTACATTGTCGGCGCTTAAGTACTCGACCAGTGAGCTATTACGCACTCTTTAAAGGTATGGCTGCTTCTAAGCCAACCTCCTGGTTGTTTGCGTACTTAAACTTCCTTTTCCACTTAACACATTTTTGAGACCTTAGCTGTTGATCTGGGTTGTTTCCCTCTCGACTATGAACCTTATCGCCCATAGTCTCACTCCTATTCATCATACAATAGCATTCGGAGTTTAACTGAGTTTGGTACCTTTTGACAGGCCCTAGCTCAATTAGTGCTCTACCTCTATTGCACTAAAATAAGGCTGAACTTAAATCCATTTCGGGGAGAACCAGCTATCTCCGAGTTTGTTTAGCCTTTCACTCCTATTCACAGCTCATCCCTGCCTTTTTAAACAGACTAGGGTTCGGCCCTTCACTTGGCTTTACCCAAGCTTCAGCCTGGCCATAAATAGATCACTCGGCTTCGGGTCTACCACATCTAACTACATCGCCCTTTTAAGACTCGCTTTCGCTCAGGCTCCAGCACTTCTATGCCTTAACCTTGCTAGACATGATAACTCGCAGGTTCATTATGCAAAAGGCACGCCATCACCATGAATAAATTCATGGCTTTGACTGCTTGTAAGTCCACGGTTTCAGTTCTATTTCACTCCCCTCCCGGGGTTCTTTTCACCTTTCCCTCACGGTACTCTTCACTATCGGTAGCTTTCTAGTATTTAGCCTTGGAGAGTGGTCTCCCCAGCTTCAAACAAGATTTCTCGTGTCTCGTTTTACTCAGGAACATCTTTAAGAAGATATTTACATTTAAATTACAGGGCTATCACCTTCTCTGGCTAATCTTTCCAGATTATTCTTCTATATAAATATTTTGTAACTTCTCAGTTTATTACAGACTAAACTTCAAGCGTCCTACAACCCTCTGAATGCAATGCTCTGTAGCTTGGCACATCCAAAGTTTGGGCTACTCCCTTTTCGCTCGCCACTACTTAGGGAATCTCTTTGATTTCTTTTCCTCAGGGTACTTAGATGGTTCACTTCCCCTGGTATAGCCTCTATTACACATGTAATAGATAATTAGCATCTAGCTAATTGGATTACTCCATTCGGTAATCTTGGGATCATAAAATGTTTGCTTCTCCCCCAAGCTTTTCGCAGCTTACCACGACCTTCTTCGCCTTAAAGCTCCTAGGCATCCACCATAGACTCTTATTACTTTGACCATATTTTTATCTTCCGTCTCTAACTTGCCAATCTCAATCATTTATACAATATAAGATAATATATACTTTTACTTTTTCCATGTCAATACCCTTAAAATATTTTTTATTAATAATTACTTTAAATAAAATTGCCTATTCTAAATTTATAAAACAAAAATCCTAATAATAACTTATTAAATGACACAATTAATTTAAAAAGGTTTATATGAATAAAAAAATAATGAATATAACATTATACTCATTTATTCCATGTTGGATCTCAACTTCAAAAGATATTTACTAAAACCAAAAGTTGATGAAATCATATCATTAAAACAATTTACTCACAAATAAATACAAATGAAAAAGAAACTACTAATTTAAAATATCTTAAGATTAAATCAAAGAGCTAATACATTGGTTTGTTATCACAAAAAAATAATTAAAGGACAATATTAAATCTGCAAACACAATGAAAGCGGAAGATAAAAATTCACGGAAGATGGATTAAAAAATAAAATATAAAACTATAATAAAAATCTATTTATTAAAGATGAGACTTCTCGCAAACATAAATTATATTAAAAAGTTTCATTTCTTTATACTAATGACTACCCCTATTCTTTATATAGTAAAAATGAATTATAAAAATTTTTATAATAAACACATAACAAAATCAAAATATTAAATAAATATTAGTTATTCCACTTTAAACATCTAAAGTAATACAACTTGAATTAAAAAGATTAACTAAAATCAATATCAAGATTAAAAAAATCAATTAAAAATTTAGCAACTCCATCTTCATCGTTACTAAACTTTGTAACCTCATTATTTGGTAAATTATCCCTCACAAAATCATTTGCATTCTTCATCACAATGCCCTTGCCAACATTTTTTAGCATTTCATAATCATTGCCATTATCTCCAAATGCTAAAATATTTCCAATATTAACACATTCAAATAAAGCAATGCTTTTAACAGCATTATACTTACTAGCATTAATATTTGTAATTTCTAAGAGATCTCTAGCAGAGTAAAATACGCTTATGTCTTTGAAATTCTTCTCTATTATTGTATTTTCAAAATTCTTAAGAGTAACAATATTTTTAGAAAAATAAACTATCTTAGAGAAAGAATCTACTCGAAGAGAAAATAAATCAGTAATAACAGGCTTTATTCCTAAATGACTAATAAAATAATTCATAATTGGACTCCTAATCTCTCTATCAGAATACCAATCGCTTAAAGTATATAAATTAATATCAATTTCCCCTCTCTCAAGTTTAAGAATTTCTCTTACTAGGTCATATTCCATTTTATATCTCAAGATTAGATTACTCCGCAAAAAAACTTCGGCTCCATTAGTTGTTATCATATAACCCTTTTCAATATCAATATCTTTAAGTTGACCCAGAACATCCTTAATTTCATTTAATCTCCTACCAGTAGCTATGATTATATGAAAATCATTACTTAACTTTAAAAGAACTTTAAGAGTTAATGGTGTAATCTTATGTTCATTATTAAGTAAAGTTCCATCAAGATCAAAAACTAGCATCTTATATTTTTCATAATTAGAATTCATGTATAAATCTCTTTCTTAGATAAAGAATATCATACTTTTATTGGATATTAACTATATTTTAACTTGAATTAAACTTATAAAAAAAATACAATTATTATTAAACACTACAAATAGAGAGTCAAATGCAATCTTAATGAATGATCAAATTTCAACTTTATACTCAGAAGAAAAAATAAAAAATAAAATTAAAGAGCTGGCACAAGAGATTAAGGATCATTACAAAGATAAAAATAACGTAGTTTTTATATCTCTTCTTAAAGGCTCATTCATATTTTTTGCAGACATCATAAGAGAAATTGGACTCAATGCAAAAATAGATTTTCTTCAAGCTTCAAGTTATGGGAATAAGGCCAATTCTTCATTAAAAGTAATCATAAAAAAAGACATTGATATTAGTATAGAAAACTGCTATGTAATACTCTTTGACGATATTATAGACACTGGATTAACATATAGAAAAATTATTGAACATTTAAAAACAAAAAATCCCAAAGAGATTAAAACATGTGTTCTTTTCAATAAATCATCAAGAAGATTAACGAAACTAAAAATAGACTATGTGGGGTTTGAAATCGATAATCATTTTATAGTCGGATATGGTATCGATTTTAATGAAAAACACAGAACTCTAAAAGAAGTAGCAAAAATAAATAAATAGGAGACAAATATGTCAATTTATGCGGTTATTGGTACCCAATGGGGAGATGAAGGAAAGGGAAAAATAATAGATTTTTTATCAGCAAAAGCAGATTATGTTATAAGATTTAATGGTGGAAATAATGCTGGGCATACAATTGTTGCTAACAATAAAAAATTTATCTTTCACTTGTTGCCTTCTGGAGCTTTACAAGGTTCAAATTGTATAATTGGGCCTGGGGTTGTAATTGATCCTAGAGTTTTAATTGAAGAAATTGAGATACTCAAAAAAAACAATATCAAAGTAAATATACTAATTAGTGATAAAGCACATATAATAATGCCTTATCACATCAAAATTGACGAGCTTAGCGAACAAAAAAAGGGTAATGATAAAATAGGAACAACTAAGAAAGGGATTGGGCCTTGCTATGCAGACAAAATAAACAGAACAGGCATAAGAGCTGTTGATCTACTTAATATGAAAATTTTTGAAAAAAAATTAAAAATAAATTTAGATGAAAAAAATAAAATTATAGAAAAGATATATAATGAAACCCCTTTGAATTATGCTAATATCTTAAATAAATACAAAGAATATATAGGAATACTTAAACCTGTAATCACAAACACAGAAGAAATACTAAAATATGCCATTATTTCAGGCAAAACTATATTAATAGAAGGAGCTCAGGGTACGATGCTTGATATTGAACACGGAACATTCCCATTCGTAACATCAAGTAACACATTAATAACAACAGCCGTGGGTTGTGGCATCCCCACTTCAAAAATAAAACAAAAAATTGGAATAATAAAGGCATTCTCTTCAAGAGTTGGAGCAGGGCCTTTTGTAAGTGAGATTAAAAATTCTATTGGTGATGAGATTAGAGAAAAGGGAAAAGAATATGGAACAACTACAGGGAGACCCAGAAGAATCGGCTGGCTTGATATTTTAACCATCAAAAAATCAGTAGCTCTCAATGAATTAAACCATTTAGCTTTAACCAAACTAGATATTCTAAAAGATATAGAAGAACTCAAAATTTGTGTGGCCTATGAACATCAAGGAAAAATATATGAATATATTCCCACTTCTTGTGAAATACTAGAAAAAGCCAACCCTGTATACAAATCTTTCAAAGGATTTAAACAAGACATTAGTAACATAAATAGTTATTTAGATCTTCCAGATGAAGCTAAAGAATATATAGAGTTCATTGAAAGAGAAGCTGGAGTTCAAATTTCAATTATTTCAATTGGAGAAGCACGAGAAAAAACTATTTTTAGGAATAAAAAATGGATAAATATATAAACCCATTGAAATCAAGATACTCAAGTAAAGAAATGCTTTACATTTTTTCACCAAAATTTAAGTACACAATATGGAGAAAATTGTGGTATAATCTAGCCTTAGCCCAAAAAGAATTAGGGGCAAATATTAAGCAAGAACAGCTAGATAATCTATATAAACATATTGAAAACATTGATTTTACAGTTGTAGAAAAGTATGAAGAAAAATTTAAACATGAAGTCATGGCACATCTTTACGCCTATTCTGACCTAGTTGGTGTTGATGCTCAAAAAATTTTACATCTTGGTGCTACAAGTGCATTTTTAATGGACAACACGGATTTAATTCAAATAAAAGAAGCATTATTGCTTATTAAGAATAAATTAAAAATTCTCATTAAAACTTTAAATGACTTTTCAATAAAGCATAAAAACTTAGCAATACTTTCATACACACATCTACAAGAAGCTCAACTAACAACTCTTGGGAAAAGAAGTAGTTTGTGGCTTCAAAGTTTAATTTTTGACTTTAAAGAACTTAATTTCATTCTATCTAGCCTTTGCTTCAGAGGAGCAAAGGGCACTGTTGGCAATCAAAGTAGTTTCAAAGAATTACTATCATCTAATTTTGAAAGAGTAAAAAATCTAGATATAAGTATTGCTAAAAAAATGGGTTTTAATAAAGTTTATAAAATAACTAGTCAAACTTACGATCGTAAAATTGATTCGTCAATATTGAACTTTCTAAGTAACCTATCCCAGAGTGCACATAAAATCACTAATGATATCAGGTTTATGCAACACCTTAAAGAAATTGAAGAAAATTTCGAAGAAAATCAAATAGGTTCATCAGCAATGCCTTACAAAAAAAATCCTATTCACAGCGAAAGAGTAGCTTCTCTTGCCAAGTTCGTAATGAGCCTACAAACAAGTGGAGGATTTATAGCCGCAACCCAATGGCTCGAGAGAACTTTAGACGATTCAGCATGTAAAAGGTTAAATATTCCTCAAGCATTCTTAGCAGCTGATGCCATTCTAATACTACTTAATAAAATACTAAGTAATATTAGAATAAATGAAAAAATCATCAAACAACACGTAAAAGCAGAAATGCCTTTTATCCTAACAGAAGATATATTAATGAAAGCAACAAAAAATGGAGGCAACAGGCAAATATTGCATGAAAAAATTAGAGTTTATTCTATGCAGGTAAGAAAAAACATTTATTTAGGTAAACAAGAGAATGATTTAATTAAATTAATCCTTAAAGATAAAAGTTTTAGATTAACAAATAAGGATATAAATGAAATCTTAAATCCAAATGAAAACATAGGATTTGCGCCTTATCAAGTTGAAGATTTTACGCAAGAAATAGTAACTCCTATTCTTAAAGACATATAAACAATATTAATATTTAGATACATATCTATTCCCCTTTATATAAAATCTCCAAAGTTTATTAGCATATTCTTCACCTGCATAATCAATGTTTATTCTCTTTGAGCATACCACTTCAAAATCAAAAGTCAATTTATTCATTAAAAAAAGGTCAGAATTACCAATAAGATCTACTTTATTAAATCTTAAATCTACATTTAAGTATCTAGTAAGCTTACCAGGCCCATTAGTAACCATGAAATTCCCCTTAAGTAAAGGTAAAATAGGTTCAACAGCTCTTATTAAAACAGAATGAGGATTGTTTTCATCAGATGATACAACATTTAACATATAATACATGCCATAAATCATATAAATATAAGCATATCCTCCAATACTATACATAGCACTTGTACGATTAGTCTTTTTTCCTCTATATGCATGACAAGCTCTATCTATTGTTCCCATATATGCCTCTGTTTCAACAATTTTTACAATAATTTCTTCTCCATTTATTTTTCTCACTAAAAAGTGACCAAGTAGAGACTTAGCTACAACAACAGCATCACGTATAAAAAATTCTCTATTCATTGACATAATTTTAAATCAAAACTAAATTAAAAATCATTAAAGTAAACAGTAAAAATAATTAGTAACTACACACATATAAAAACAAAACTTATATTGACAAAGAAAATAAAGTTAAATAAAATCTTAAAAGATAAACTATCTTAGGGATCATAGCTCAGGTGGTTAGAGCGCAGGTCTGATAAACCTGAGGTCGGATGTTCAACTCATCCTGGTCCCACTTTATTAATGCTATAAAAAGACAGTTTTAAACTTGTCTTTTTTATTTAAATTGAGACTAATAATCTTTATAGCTTTAAAGAATTAGCTTAGGAACATATAAACCTGGTACCATTTTAATATACTTAAATATTTCAATAACTTTATATATAATTTCTCCATCCCAAGCTTCAAATGTAAATTTTTCAACAAAAAATTGCTTTTCGATAACCCCTCTTTCTGAAATTGAAGTTTTCTTACTATAAAAATATACTCAGGGTTATTAGAAGCAACAATACAATTAATTTTCACCAGAATAGCAGAGGCAAGCTTTTAACAATCCCATTATTTTCAATAATCAAAATTATTCCTACCTCTATAAAAGATATTAATATAGCAAAATCAACAATACAAAATGCATTCTACTCAATCTCAATGGTAAATTAACAAAAGTATTATTATAAGCTATACCCCTACCCTATTTTTTCTTTTTTGACTTAACTATCATTTTAGCAAAATCAGTATGTGCAAGCTAATACTCACTATACAAATAATTATTAAGCAATGTACCTAGATCAGTAATAGTAATATCTTTTATCTTTATAAAGATAAAAGCTCAACTTGCTTAAACATGCTGACCCAGTTCTATATCTTTTTCTGAAAGACTGACCTTATGCCCCTTTAAATGCTCTATTAACTTTGACATTAAATAATAACCATTTACATGTCTAACTTCAGCCCACCTCCATTCAAAATGATTAAGACCCTAATATCTTATAATCAAATATTTTTTAGATTTCTAGATTTTAATATTAAAATATCAATAAAATTATTTTCTATTCCAACTGGCATATCACAAATATTTGATATCTTAAATTTAAGAAGAAGGGACTTCTTATAACTTCAGCAAAAATTACAGAAGAATTAAAATA
It contains:
- a CDS encoding Cof-type HAD-IIB family hydrolase, encoding MNSNYEKYKMLVFDLDGTLLNNEHKITPLTLKVLLKLSNDFHIIIATGRRLNEIKDVLGQLKDIDIEKGYMITTNGAEVFLRSNLILRYKMEYDLVREILKLERGEIDINLYTLSDWYSDREIRSPIMNYFISHLGIKPVITDLFSLRVDSFSKIVYFSKNIVTLKNFENTIIEKNFKDISVFYSARDLLEITNINASKYNAVKSIALFECVNIGNILAFGDNGNDYEMLKNVGKGIVMKNANDFVRDNLPNNEVTKFSNDEDGVAKFLIDFFNLDIDFS
- the hpt gene encoding hypoxanthine phosphoribosyltransferase, with the translated sequence MNDQISTLYSEEKIKNKIKELAQEIKDHYKDKNNVVFISLLKGSFIFFADIIREIGLNAKIDFLQASSYGNKANSSLKVIIKKDIDISIENCYVILFDDIIDTGLTYRKIIEHLKTKNPKEIKTCVLFNKSSRRLTKLKIDYVGFEIDNHFIVGYGIDFNEKHRTLKEVAKINK
- a CDS encoding adenylosuccinate synthase codes for the protein MSIYAVIGTQWGDEGKGKIIDFLSAKADYVIRFNGGNNAGHTIVANNKKFIFHLLPSGALQGSNCIIGPGVVIDPRVLIEEIEILKKNNIKVNILISDKAHIIMPYHIKIDELSEQKKGNDKIGTTKKGIGPCYADKINRTGIRAVDLLNMKIFEKKLKINLDEKNKIIEKIYNETPLNYANILNKYKEYIGILKPVITNTEEILKYAIISGKTILIEGAQGTMLDIEHGTFPFVTSSNTLITTAVGCGIPTSKIKQKIGIIKAFSSRVGAGPFVSEIKNSIGDEIREKGKEYGTTTGRPRRIGWLDILTIKKSVALNELNHLALTKLDILKDIEELKICVAYEHQGKIYEYIPTSCEILEKANPVYKSFKGFKQDISNINSYLDLPDEAKEYIEFIEREAGVQISIISIGEAREKTIFRNKKWINI
- the purB gene encoding adenylosuccinate lyase; this encodes MDKYINPLKSRYSSKEMLYIFSPKFKYTIWRKLWYNLALAQKELGANIKQEQLDNLYKHIENIDFTVVEKYEEKFKHEVMAHLYAYSDLVGVDAQKILHLGATSAFLMDNTDLIQIKEALLLIKNKLKILIKTLNDFSIKHKNLAILSYTHLQEAQLTTLGKRSSLWLQSLIFDFKELNFILSSLCFRGAKGTVGNQSSFKELLSSNFERVKNLDISIAKKMGFNKVYKITSQTYDRKIDSSILNFLSNLSQSAHKITNDIRFMQHLKEIEENFEENQIGSSAMPYKKNPIHSERVASLAKFVMSLQTSGGFIAATQWLERTLDDSACKRLNIPQAFLAADAILILLNKILSNIRINEKIIKQHVKAEMPFILTEDILMKATKNGGNRQILHEKIRVYSMQVRKNIYLGKQENDLIKLILKDKSFRLTNKDINEILNPNENIGFAPYQVEDFTQEIVTPILKDI
- a CDS encoding DNA-3-methyladenine glycosylase, translated to MNREFFIRDAVVVAKSLLGHFLVRKINGEEIIVKIVETEAYMGTIDRACHAYRGKKTNRTSAMYSIGGYAYIYMIYGMYYMLNVVSSDENNPHSVLIRAVEPILPLLKGNFMVTNGPGKLTRYLNVDLRFNKVDLIGNSDLFLMNKLTFDFEVVCSKRINIDYAGEEYANKLWRFYIKGNRYVSKY